Part of the Halobaculum halobium genome, ATTCCGCGGACGACCTCGCACGACGGCTCTGTCGCCGCGTCGGCGCGGTCGTCGTCTCGGTGGATTACCGACTGGCGCCCGAGCACCAGTTTCCCGCCGCCGTCGACGACGCGGTCCGCGCCCTCCGGTGGACTCGCGAGCACGACGCCCGATTCGGCGGCAACGGCGTCGTCGGCGTCGCCGGCTCCTCGGCGGGCGGAAACCTCGCGGCCGCCGCGTCGCTGGCGACCCCAGACGGCGAGGCTCCCGCGGTCCAGACGCTCCTGTACCCGATCGTCGGCAGCGACTTCGGGACCGACTCCTACGAGGCGAACGCCGACGGGCCCTTGTTGACGCGCGCCGACATGCGGCGCTTCTGGCGAGAGTACCTGCGGTCGGACGTGGACGCCGCGAACCCCCATGCCGCGCCGTTGCGGGCGCGGGATCCGGACCTCGCGGCGACCGCCCCCGCCGTCGTCGTCACCGGCGAGCGCGACCCCCTGCGCGACGACGGCGCGGCCTACGTCGACCGGCTCTCAGACGTCGGCGTCGACGCCGAACACCTAGATTACGAGGGGATGTGCCACGGCTTCCTGTCGTTCGCCGACGAGGTCGCGGTCGCCGATGCGGCGTTCGACGACCTCGCGGCGGCGACCCAGGAGCGGTTGGCGGCCGCCGGAGACTGATACGTGCGAGTCGAGGACGGGCGGTCGGAGATCAGTCCGTCCCCGAGAGCCGCTCGTACGCCGCCCACGACGCGTCCTCCGCCGGCGGCTCGACGCGATCGCCGTCGACGAACACGCCGGAGCCCTCGCACACGTCGCCGACGACGCCGACGGGCGTTCCCCGGTCCGAGAGCGCGTCGAGAACGCGGTCGACGGCCGCGGGGTCGACCGCAAGCAGGAGCGTCCCGGAGGTGGTACACGCCCACGGGTCGAGGTCGAGCGCCTCACAGGTCGCCACGGCGGCGGCGTTCGTCGGCACCGCCGCCGAGTCCACGTCGATGCGGACGCCGCCGGCCTCGGCCGTCTCACACAGCGCCCCCGAAGTCCGCCCTCCGTCGCGTCGTGCATCGCGGTGACCCCGGCGTCCGCCGGCGATGCCCCGCCGTTCCGGCCGGCTTCCGCGGCCGCGAGCGCGTCGCGCACGACGCTCGTCTCCTCGAGCAACGCGGCCGCGTCGCCGATCGTCGCCCCGTCGATCCCCCGTTCGGCGAGCGCGTCGGGGTACAGCGACGCGAACAGTCCAGCGGTCTCGATCCCCGGTCCCTTCGTCACGAGCAGGCGGTCGCCCGGGCGGGCGCCGTCCGGGCGGATCACGTCGTCGTGGTCGCCGACGCCGAGCACCGTCGCGGCGCCGACCCACGGGAGCGACGCGCCGGGGTATCGGGCGGTGTGGCCCGTCGGGATGGCGACGCCCAGCGCCTCGCACTCGGCGGCGACAGCCGCCCAGAAGGCGGCGAAATCGTCGTCGCTCACGTCGCTCGGGAGCGCAAAGGAGGGACAAAAGTGGGTGGGCGCGACGCCGGAGACGGCCACGTCGCCGAGGGCGAACGAGAGCGCAAAGCGGCCGGCGCGCTCGAACCCCAGATCGGGGAGCAGCGAGATCGGGTCGGTCGCGGTCACGACCGCGCGGTCGGCAACGTCGACGACGCCGAAGTCAACGCCGTGGGTCGGCCCGAGGCGAACGTCGTCGCGGGCGGCGCCGAGGGCCGGGCGGACCACCGACTCGAAGGTGTCGCGGTCGACCTTCCCCCGTCGCGTGGCGCGGTCGTCGGTCATGGGTTCAGGTGTACCGGGGCGCCCCAAAGCGGTTGCGCCACCGAGCGGCGTGCGAGGCCGCGGGGAACGACCCGGGAGCCAGATCCCGTTCGCGACGCAGATCCCGTGCCCGGCTCAGAACCGCGGCGCCATCGGGTGCTCGACCTCGTGTTGCGTCCGCGGCGCCGGCGCCTCTCTCGTCACTTCGCGTCCGTCGGGCCAACGGACGGTGAACCGCTCGGGCGCCTCGTCGCCGAGACCGAAGTGCGCCACCGGCTCCATCTGACAGAGGTAGCTCGAGCCGGCACAGACGACCTTCGTCCGCGTCCACGACGCGGTCTCGACCGTGACGGCGGCGCCCCGGGCGGGCGCCCCGTACTGGGTGGTCGGGCGCACGCGAAGCCAGCCGTTCTCTGTCGCGTTCGGGACGGCGTACAGCGAGAGCGGCTGGGCGGCGAGTTCGCCGTGGACGACGAGCAGTTCGAGGGCGCCGTCGCCGTCGAAGTCCGCGACGGCGGCGCCGGTCCCGAGGCCGCGCGGCTCCGCGGCGGCTCCGGGGTCGACGGCGGTCCACCCCCGGCTCCCGGGTCCTTTCGGAACAGGCGGTTCGTGGCGCCCAGCGCGTTGCAGAACAGCTCCTCGCGGCCGTCGTTGTCGAAGTCGGCCGCGACGAGTGTCCGAGTGCGAGTCGGCGAGGCGAACGCCGGCGGCGCGGCGTCGGTGAACGCCCTGCGGGTCGGACCGCCGTCCGCGTGCGCGTTCGCGTCCCCCCGCTCGGACCCCGACGTCACGGGGGTGAACAGCCGGTTCCGCGTCTCCCAGCCGCCGACCGCGAGGTCGCCGTCTGCCACCGTGACTCCCCTGGCATTCGTTCCGGGGGCCGTGACCCCCGCGTCGCGGGCGACCTCCTCGAAGTGGCCCGAGGCGTTTCGGAACAGCCGGTTCGGCCCGCGCTCGACGCCGACGAACAGGTCCATCCGGTCGGTCACGATAGGGCCGGCGTACAGCGATCGTGCGCCGGCGTCCAGTTCGAGACCGACGGCCTCCGACATGTCCGAAAGCTCACCGTCGTCGCCGAGTTCGTAGAAGCGGGACGGAACCCCGTAGCAGGCGACGAACACGCCGTAGCGCCCGGTGCCGTAGCGATCGATCGCGGCGACCGAGCGTCCGGCTCGGAAGTTCCCGCGGTCGGCGTTGATCCCGAGGCCGAACAGGTCACGCCAGCGGATCGCGTCGTGGTCGGGCAGGACGTCCACGGGATCGAGCAGCAGGTCGGTGTCTCGGGTCTGCCCTTGGTACGACTCGGTGTTGTGGACGTAGATCTCCTCGGCGCCGTCGGCGTCGAGGTCGGCGGCGACGACGCCGATCGCGTGTCGTCCCTCGTCGGCGACGGCGGGCGTCGCCACGTCGCGGAGGGCGCCCTCGCGCCACACGAGTAAGCGGTTCTCCGGCCCGTAGCCGGTTATCAGCGCGCACGGCCCGCTCACGCCGGGCGTGACAGCGACCCCGTAGCCGCGGTGAGGGGTGTCGTCGGCGACGGCGTCGGACCGGTCCGCGAACACGCGCGCTCCTCGGAGACGGGGGTACAAGAGGGCTCGGTTCCGCCCCCCGAGGAACAACGCTTTTCGGACGCCAGGGCGAACCGGAATCCATGGCAGATGACGACCCAGAAGACGCCGGATCGGACGCGAACGAGAGCGCCGAGGGAGCCGACGGCGACGAGGAGAAGTCCTTCCGTGAGCGCGTCGAGGAGATCCGCGAGCGACGCGAACAGGAGCGCGAGGAGGGCGAGGGCGGCGCGCCCTCCCCCGAGGAGATGATGGGCGGCGGCGGCCCCGGCGGCATGGGCGGCGGCGGCAACCCCTTCGCGCAGATGATGGGCGGCATGATGGGCGGCGGCGGTCCCGGCGGCATGGGCGGCGGCGGCGGGCCGGGCGGCATGGGCGGCGGTCCCGGCGGTCCCGGCGGGCGCGGCGCCGAGGAGGAATCGGTCGGCAACGAGGAGCTCGTGCGCGAGGTTCGCCAGCTCCGCGACGAGGTCCGCGACGCGACCCGGCAGCTGCAGCGGATCGCGCAGGCGCTGGAGGACTAGCGAGGCAGATCGAGCGAAGCGAGCGGCGCCTCGGTCGGACAGCGGAGCGGTCTTCCCGCGGCTTCGTCCAGGAGCAAGCGAGACGCGAGTACACGACCGGGGAGTGAACGAGCGTCTGGACGACGGCCTTCGAATATCGCTCCGCGATGTTGTCACCTCGCGAGACCGCAGGTCTCGTGAACCGCGGGCGCACGGGCGAGCCGCCCGGTAGAACGCCGCGAGACTCCCCGATTGCGACGGACTGCAGGCGAGGAACGGCCGTTACTCCGTCACCGCGTCGTACACGTCCTCCAGTCGATCGACCGCGTGCTCGACGCTGATCGACTCGCGGCGATCGAGACACCGCTCGGCGAGCGCCTCCCGTTCGCCGAGCGTGCGGTCGATGGCGTCGGCGAAGGCAGCGGCGTCCCCGCGCGGGTAGTGGTAGCCGGTCTCGCCGTCGACGACGGTGTCTGCGAGCGCGCCGGCGTTGACCCCGACGACGGGCGTGCCGCAGGCGTTCGCCTCCAGCGCGACGAGCCCCTGCGTCTCGACGGGCGAGGGAAACAGGAAGGCGTCGAGACTCGCGTACAGCGCCGGGAGGTCCTCGCGCGGGAGGAAGCCGAGGAAGCGCGCGTCGACGCCGGCGTCGTCGCAGGCGTCGCGGACGGCGTCGCGGGCGGGCCCGTCGCCGCCGAACACGAGCGTCGCCTCCGCGTCGGCGGCGGCGACGGCCGGCGGGATTTCGGCCAGCTCCTTCTCGAAGCCGTGGCGACCGGTGTAGCCGACGACGGGGCCGTCGTCGGGGTCCGGGAGGTCGTACTCGGCGCGGAAGTCGGCCAGGGCGGCGTCGTCGGGCCGCGCGAAGAACGCGATGTCGACGCCGTTCGGCACCACTTCCACGCGCGAACGGACGCCGATGTTCCTGAGGTGCGCTCCCGCCGGTTCGCTGGGGACGACGACCGCGTCGGCGGCGTTCATGTACCGGCGCTCGTATCGGCGGGCGGCGCCCTCGACGGCGGCGGCGGCCGGTCCCGCGGCGAGGTAGTCGGCGTACTCGGCCGTGGGCGTGTGGTAGGAGGCGACCAGCGGGGCGTCGGTCCGCCGCGCAAGATACCACCCCGAGAGACCGAGCGCGAAGGGCGTGTGCGCGTGGACCACGTCGGCGTCGCGGACGGCGTCGGGGACGCCCGGGAGCCCCATGCGGAAGCCGTCGTAGAACGGAAATCCGACGCTCCGGGTGGTGTACTCGCCGTCCGTGGGGTCGTGTCCGGGCGCGTCGGGGAACACTACGTCCATCCGGCCGCCGCGCGTGCGCCACTCCTCACGCCACGACTCCAGCGTGTAGGTAACGCCGTTCACCGTCGGCAGATACGTATCGGTGAACGCGGCGACGGTCTGCATTCGTCCGCCGTTTCCGGAGCGAGGGGTAATGCCTTGCGTCTTCGACGCGAGCGTCGCCGGGAGTGCTCCGGGCCGCCTACCGCGCCTCGATCAGCTGCTCGTAGGTGTCGACCAACTCCTCGCCGACGCGCTCCAGCGAGTGGTCGGCGGCCGTCTCCCGCGCGTTCTCGCCGAGCCGCTCGCGGAGGTCGGGGTCGTCCGCCACGCGGTTCAGGGCGTCGGCGAACTCCTCGCGCGTCTCACACAGCAGGCAGTCGTGTCCGTCTTCGAAGTACTCCCGGAACACCGGGATGTCGCGGAGGACGCACGGCTTCCCGCAGGCCATCGCCTCCAGGACGACGATGCCCTGATTTTCCTCCTTCGTCGGGAAGAAGAACACGTCGCCCGCGCCGAACGCGCCGGGCTTGTCGTCGACCCACCCGGTGAAGGTGACGTTCTCGGGCGGATCGCTCGTCCACCGGGTGACCGTCGGCGACGCCTGCGGCCCGGAGTCGACGGTGCCGAACCAAGCGAAGTCGTGCTCGGTCATCGCCGCAACCTCACAGAAGTCGGTGAGGCCCTTTCGTTCGAAGACCGAGCCCACTGCGAACATGACGACGCCGTCGAGGTCGAACCGCTCCCGGTACTGTTCGCGATACGCCTCGTGGTCGGCGACCGAGCCGTGGTCGATCCCGTTTGAGATCGCGCGGATCGGCGCGTCGACGGGGTACTCCAGCAGCCGGCGTTTCGTGTACTCGGAGGGCGTGAGCACGAGGTCCGCCTGCGAGTAGAACCACCGGAGGTAGCGACGAAGCGCGGGGGCGACCGCGTTCGACCCGCGGAAGCTCTCGCGGAAGTCCTCGCTGGTGACGTGACAGTGCAGCACCAGCGGCGTGTCGGTCAGCCTCGCGTACCGTGCGAGCGCGACGCTCGCGGGGCCGATGAGGTTCAGGTGGATCACGTCCACGTCGGCGAGGACTCCGCGCCCGGCGAGGCCCCGGCGGACGGCCGCACGCGGGCCGCCGTCGCCCCACGGCGAGGTGACGACGTCCACGTCGCTGCCGGCGGCGCGGGCGCGGTCGAGCGCCTCGACCTGCTGGTCGTGGGCGGTGCCGATGCCCGCGCGGTCGAGTTGGGCGTCGAGTTCGAGGTAGTCGAGGACGCGCACGGTCGGGTGGCTCCCGCTTCGGCGGGTCGGGGTTTGAGCGTGCTGGATCCGGGTCGGACGGGGACCACTCCGTCACTCGGCGTGCGGATCGCGTCAGAGATCGACACCCCGGGGCAACGCTGAACAGTCGGCGCCGAGCAGTCCGGGTATGGAACTCGTCGAGGCCACCGCCGACGATCTCGATGCGCTCGTCGAGCGCTGGTACGCCCTCGCGGAGTCGATGGAGGAACACTCAGAGCTGAACGAACTCGTCTATGCGGACGCCGACGAGGTCCCCGACGACGGGTTCCGCGCCCACCTCGACGACGAGCGCGTCACGGACTACCTCGTCGTTCACGAGCGCGAGCGGATCGGGTTTCTCACCCTCCGAGAGGACCAGCACCCCTCGCGGCGGTACTCCCGGTCTCTCCGGATCGTGAACGTCGCTATCGACGAGGCACACCGGAACCGCGGCCACGGCACGGCTGTCGTCGAGCGCGTGAGAGAGATCGCTCGCGAGCGTGGGTGTGACCACCCCGCGGTGTCCTGTGAGTGGGAGAACGACGACGCGCGCCGGTTCTACCGCGACGCCGGCTTCCGCCCGAAACAGGTCGACTACGCACAGCCGCTGGAGTGAGCCGGCAGACGTGGCGTGTCGGTCGCCGCGCCCCGACCCCGCGTTCGTTCCCGACGTTCGGGCGACCGATCCCCGCTTCCACAACGCTTGAGCCGCGCCGCGCGAATCGACACCCGTTCACGTGACGAAGCGTCTCTTCACCACCCTCTGTGGACTGGTCTTCCTCGTCAACTTCGGGCGGGTCGCGTTCGCCCCGCTGGTCCCGGAGTTCCAGCAGGACCTGGGGATCTCCGCGGCGGCCGTCGGCTCGGTCACGACGCTCGTGTGGCTCGGCACCGCCGCCCCGCGGATCCCGATCGGGTGGGTGCTCACTCGCGTTCGCCGCGAGCGCGTCGTCCTCGCGACCGGGGTCGCGCTGTCGGCGGCGGCGGCGCTCACCGCGACCGCCCAGTCGCTGCTCGCGCTTCGGACCGGCGCGTTCGCCGTCGGCCTCGCAACCGGCGGCTACTTCGTCGCCGCGATCCCGCTCATCGGCACGCTGTACCCCGAACGGACGGGCAGGGCCGTGGGCGTCCACGGCACCGCGAGCCAGGTCGCGAGCGTCCTCGCCCCGGCGCTCGTGCTCGCGGTCATCGGCCGTCTCGGCGACTGGCGGATCGTCTTCTGGGCGCTGGCCGTCGCCGCCGCGCTCTCGACGGCGTCGTTGGTCCTCGTGCTCCGCCGCGGTGGCGGAGGCGGCCCGCGCGTCGCCGACGGCGGAACACGCGACGAGGGCGATCCCTCCGGCCCCGCAGACGGAGCCGCGGAGCCAGCCAACGACCTCGACACCGCCGGGACTCCGCCGGAGCCGCGAAGTTTCCTGTCGGCGTTGTCGCACTGGCGGATCGTGCTCGCCGGGATGTCGCTCGTCGCCGTCGCCGGGTTCGCCTGGCAGGGCGTGTTCAACTTCTACGTGAGCTACCTGCTCTCGGAGGGGCTGTCGACGGCGAACGCGAATCTGTTGCTCACCGTCGCGTTCGCTGCGGGCGTGCCGGCGTTCTGGCTCGGGGGGCGGCTCGCGGACCGGCTCCCGAACGTGCCGTACCTGCTCGCGCTCAACGCGACGTTTCTCGCGTCGCTGGTGGCGCTCACGTACGCCGGCTCGCTCGCGGCGTTCGCGCTCGTCTCGGTGGTCATCGGCTACGCCGCACACGCGCTGTTTCCCGCCGTCGACACGTACATGCTGTCGACGCTGCCGGCCGCAGACCGCGCCAGTGCCTACGCCGTCTTCTCGGGCGCGTCGCTGCTGTTCGAGGCGAACGGCTCCGGCGTGGTCGGCGCGCTCACCGACGCCGGCGTCGGGTTCGATCGCGTGTTTCGGCTGTTCGCCGTCGCGGTCGCGGCCGTGCTCGTACTTGCGGCGCTGCTGTACGTCGTCGGCCGATTTCCCACGCCCCTCGATCACGAACCACCGATCGACGGGTGATCGCCAGCCCGGACGGCCGGTCGGTGACTGACCGTCGGCGACCCGCCGGCCGCGGATGACGGTCAGTCGGCGCGAACGACTGTTTCCCGTCGATCCGGGCGACTCGCGACCGAAACGTTTTGGTCTTCTATGATGAACTATCCTGTATGTCAGGGACCCTCCCGTCGAGCGCTGACGACCCCGACGACGACGAGGGGTCGGACGGGACCGACCGCGCCCCGGAGGAGACCAGCGGCGCGCGGACCGACGGGGGCGCTGCCGAATCCGACGCCGTCCGAACGAGGCGTCCACCCGCATCGGACGGCGTGGAGTCATCAGCCTCGGTCGACGCCGACTCGCAACTCGGTGACGTCGAGCCATCCTCCCCAGACGGCGCCGCCGACGCGGACACCGGCGACAACGAGGGCGTTCGGATCTGTTGGATCGACGACGACGGCGCGGACGACCTCATCGGAGCGCTCGCGCCGGAGACGGCCAGGACGATCCTCGGAGCCGTCCACGAGGAACCGCAGACGGCGTCGGAGTTGGCCGACGCGGCGGACACCTCCGTCCAGAACGTCCGCCACCACGTCTCGAAGCTCGTGGACACCGGTCTGGTCGAGGCCACGGACACCCGGTACTCGGTCAAGGGCCGGGAGATGACCGTGTATGGTCCCGCGGACGACCGCGTCGTCGTCGCCGTCGGGGGGGAGTCCGAGCGCTCTTCGCTCCTGGACTCCCTGCGCGGGCTGGGAGGCGCCGTCGCGGTGCTCGCGGGCGCGAGCCTCCTCGTGCAGTCGCTGTTCGGCGCAGAGGTGGCAACCCTCTCCGGTCCGGAGACGGCGCCGCGGATCGGCGACGCCGTCGGGGGAACCGGCGGCGCGATCCTGGGGACGGTCTCCCCGGGCGTGGCGTTCCTCGTCGGCGGACTGCTCGTCCTCGCCACGCTCGTGGCCGCCGATCGCGTTCGAACGCGGTGACCGACGGTGGGTCGAACGGCAGCACTGATCGCGGTCGTCATCGTCGTCGCGAGCGCCGGCGCCGGCCTCGTGGGCGCGGACGTGACCCGCGGCAGCGGCGCCGTCGCCGGCGGCAGTTCGGCCCCGCAGTACGGCGATGTCGGCCGGTTCTTCGGCGGCGTCACCGCCGGGGCCGTTCCGGGGTCGTCCGTTCACGCTCCGATAGACCGGGCGCGGGTCGAGCGGGCTCCGGCCGGGTCGGTCGACGGCGCCCGGGACGCCGACGAGGTTCGCGTCGGCGTCATCGGGAGCGCCTTCGGCGACGCGGCCGATATCGACGGCCGGGTGGTCGCCCGGGAGCGCGTGACGAGTTCGCGGTTCGGCCTGATGGTGGGCGACCGCGACGCGGCCAGCCACGACGCGACCGTCGCGAGCGTCGTCGCACAGCGCGCCCCCGAGTCGTCGCTGTATCTCGCTTCGGTCGGCCACGAACCGACGCCGGCGGAGTACGCACGCGCGGTGGACTGGCTCGTCGAGCGCGACGTCGACGTGATCGTCGATGCGGGGAGCTACTACCCGCGGACCGCCGACGGAATGGACCGGATCGCACGGGCAGCCGAGCGCGCGGCCGACGACGGCACCGTCTTCGTCACCTCCGGCGGAAACACCGCACGGCGCCACTGGGGCGGCTCGGCGGCCGAATCGGGCTGGCTGGCGTTCGACGACGACGGCACGCAGGGGAACCGCCTCGGGGACGGGCGGATTTCCGGCGCCGTGACGCTGCGGCTATACTGGGCCGGGACGGGCGACTACGACCTGTACCTGTACCGCGACGTGGCCGACGGTCGCGACGAGGTCGTCGCGAAGTCGACCCGCGAGTCGGGTCAGGCGGAGGCGATCGACGCGGTGGTTCCCCGCGGCTCCTACTACGTCGCCGTTGACGTACGCGAGCCCGGGGGAGGCGACGTCGACCTGTTCGCCGCCCGCCACCGACTCGCGCAGGTCGCCGACAACGGGAGCGCGGTCGCGCCCGCGACCGCCGACGGCGTCATCTCCGTGGGCGCGGTCAGCCCTGACGGCCGCCTCGCGGCGTACTCGCCGTCGGCCACGGACGTGCGAGCGGCGGGAACGGTCGGCCTCTCGGACGGGACGACCCTCAGAGGGACCTCCGCCGCCGCGCCGGCGGTCGCAGGCGTCGTCGCCGAGATGACCGCCGCCGCCGGCGAGGACGGACTCACGCCCGCCGAAACGGAGCGCCTACTCCGCGAGACGGCCGTCAACGGGCGGATCGACCGCGGATCCGCCGTCGCTGCCGCGATGGAGGGGAACCGGACGGGCGAGGACACGACCGCGGGGGGCGGGCCGTGGGCGTATCGCGGCCCGTGACCCACGGTCGACGATCCCCCGCGTGCCGAAACGGTTAGGCCGACACCCCGACGTTTCGAATTCGTGCGAGAACCCGGCGGCGCCGCGGTCGCCGAGCGCGTCGAGGAGTACTGGGAGTGGGCCGCCGTCGCGCTGTTCCTGCTGGTGTCGGTCGACCTCCTGACGACTATGTACGCAGCGGCCGTCGTGGGACCGGGGGCGGAGGCGAACCCGCTGATGCGGTGGGCGCTCGGACAGCCGCTCCCCGTCCTCGTCGGCGTGAACCTCGTCGCCGTCGCGCTCGCGACGGTCGTGTTTCGGGGGCTCATGGAGACCTACCGGATGACGCCGGCGGGCGTTCGTCCCTACTACGGCCTGCTCATCGAGGCGTGGCTGGGGCTGCTCGTCGCCGCCGGGCTGGCGCTGTTCGCGAACAACCTCTCGGTGATCGTGCTCGGCGAGAGCCTGCTGTGACCCCCGCCCGCGGCGAGGAGGTCGACGGCCGCGGCGACGACGCGGTCGGCGGGCCGGACTGAAGGTTCACGTACGAAAGCGGGACCATCGACGGACTGAAACCCGTGGCAACCACCGACTACACCGTGACCGAGGCGACGGACGAGCCGTGGCGGACCGTGTTCGGGCACTCCGACCCGTACCCCGAGCAGGCGGACGGGATCGACGCCGCCCGCGCCGTCGCCGACGACGGGGGATACCTCGCGCTGGAGGGCGCCTGCGGCACCGGGAAGACGATGCTGGCGCTGACCGCCGGCATCGACCTGGTGCGCGACCCCGACAGCGACTACGAACGCGTGCTCGTGCTCACGAGCGTCAAACAGCAGCTCCGCCAGTTCGAGGCCGACCTCCGCACGATCAACCGAACCCTCCCGGACGACTGGCGCCCGGTCTCCGGCATGACGCTCGTCGGCAAGGCCGACGTGTGCCCGTATGCCAGGGAGAACCGCGGCGGCGTCGACACCGGGAACGTGTACGAGCGCTGTGAGGGGTTGCGCGAGCGCACCCGAGACCTCGTCGGCGACGCCGACGGGGGTGAGGCCAGCGCCGGCGCGCTCGCCGAACAGGCGCGGCGCGCACAGACCGGACTCGCCGACACCGGCGAGGACGGGGCGAGTTACCTCGAAACCGCCGGCGAGCCGACGCCGTATCTCCCCGAGATGCCAGCGCACGGCGGATCGGCTACCCGCGAGGGCGTCGAGTACTGCCCCTTCTACGCGCAGTACCTCGACGACCTCCCGGAGGACGGCGACGCCGCGGAGGCGGTGCCGTTCGACTTCGCCGACCGCGGGCTGATCGACGCCGAGGAGCTGGTCCGCCTGTCGGCGGGCCACGGCACGTGCCCCCACTCGATGATGGGCGCGGTCCTCCCGCAGGTGGAGGTCGTCGTCGGCAACTACTACCACGCGTTCGACCCGACGACAGTCGGAGGATTCACCGGCGCGCTCGTCGACGACTCGACGTTCGTCGTCTGCGACGAGGCCCACATGTTGGAGCCGCGGGTCCGCGACCTGGTCTCGGACGGCGTCGCCGACGCGAGCCTCCGCGACGCCGAGAACGAACTGACGCGCGTGCTCCAGCCCGTGCAGTTCGAGGAGTCCGGCCGCCGGGTCGAGGGGACGACCGACGCCGACCTCGTTCGGGGCGAACTCGCCGACGCGGACGTGAGCCTCGACGAGGTGAAACTGCTCACCGAGTTCGTTCGCGACCTCCGCGAGGAACTCGACCGCCGGGTCGAGGGCTTCCTCGACGCCGAGCGTCGCGGCTGGCGCGACGACCCGACGGACCTGGACGACGAGGAGATCCCGCTGCGCGACCCCGAAGCCCCCGGCGTCGACGAGATAACAGAGTGGGCCAGAGACGCCGGCTACGGCGAACAGGTGTGGGCGCGCGCCGAGCAGGTGGGGGCCGTCGTCGCCAGAATTCTCGACGAGGCCGAAGACGAGGACCGCCAGCGCGCCGTTCCCGGCGTCGGCCGGACGCTCAACGCCTGGTACCGCTGCGACCACGAGACGTACTTCCGGGAACTCGAACTCCTGCGCACGTGGGACGAGACGGAGGCGCCCGACTCGTGGCGGCGCGCGTACAACGCCCGACTGGCGCTGCACAACTGCGTGCCCGCCGACGCCATCGGCGAGCGCCTCGCCGACTTCGGCGGCGGCGTGCTCATGTCGGCCACGCTCGCGCCGCTCGACGTGTTCCGCGAGGTGACGGGGCTCAACTACCTCGAATCGGAGGGCCGCCCCGTCGAGGAGCGGACCTACGGCCTCGGGTTCCCCGAGGAGAATCGGGCGTCGTTCGCCGTCGACGCCCCGAAGTTCACGTTCTCGAACCGAGGTCCCCCCGGGGAAGACAACGAGACCCGACGGGCGCACGCCGACGCCGCCGCGGAAGTCGCCGCCACGACGCCCGGAAACGTCCTCGTCGGGATGCCCAGCTACGGCGAGGCCGAGTGGATGGCCGGCGAGTTGGAGGCGGACGGGCGGATCGACAAGGAGGTCCTCATCGACGAGTCGAGCGACGACACCGCGACCGAGGCGCTCAAGGCGGACTTCTTCGACGGCGACGCGAAGGTGCTCGTCACGAGCATCCGCGGCACGCTCACCGAGGGCGTCGACTACGAGGGCGATCGCCTCGCGGCGGCGGTGATCTGCGGCGTCCCGATCATCAACACGTCGTCGCCGCGGACGCGCGCGGTGAAGACGGCGTACGACCGGGAGTTCGGGGACGGATTCGAAACGGCGCTGACCGTCCCGGCCGTGCGGAAGGCCCGACAGGCGATCGGTCGGGTGATCCGCGGGAGCGACGAGGTCGGCGTGCGCTGTCTGGTCGACGCGCGGTACGCGCGGGAGTCGTGGAACGCCGTCCGCGAGTACCTCCCCGAGTACGAGCGCGAGGAGTTCCGACCGGTGAGCCCGGACATGCTGCGCTTCGGGCTGGAGCGGTTCTGGGACGACCGGCAGTAACCGCCGGGACGGCGAAGCGTGGCCGCCTCAGCGACGCGCGACCAGCACGAACGTGTCGGTGCGCGTCTCGGCGCGCTCGACGGTGAATCCCGCGTCCTCGAACGCGCTCGCGGCGTCGCCGACGCCGAAGCGCTCGTCGCGCGGCGGCCCGGCGTCGCCGGGGCCGTCGGCGGTCCAGTCGACCGTGACGACGCGGCCG contains:
- a CDS encoding ATP-dependent DNA helicase, with product MATTDYTVTEATDEPWRTVFGHSDPYPEQADGIDAARAVADDGGYLALEGACGTGKTMLALTAGIDLVRDPDSDYERVLVLTSVKQQLRQFEADLRTINRTLPDDWRPVSGMTLVGKADVCPYARENRGGVDTGNVYERCEGLRERTRDLVGDADGGEASAGALAEQARRAQTGLADTGEDGASYLETAGEPTPYLPEMPAHGGSATREGVEYCPFYAQYLDDLPEDGDAAEAVPFDFADRGLIDAEELVRLSAGHGTCPHSMMGAVLPQVEVVVGNYYHAFDPTTVGGFTGALVDDSTFVVCDEAHMLEPRVRDLVSDGVADASLRDAENELTRVLQPVQFEESGRRVEGTTDADLVRGELADADVSLDEVKLLTEFVRDLREELDRRVEGFLDAERRGWRDDPTDLDDEEIPLRDPEAPGVDEITEWARDAGYGEQVWARAEQVGAVVARILDEAEDEDRQRAVPGVGRTLNAWYRCDHETYFRELELLRTWDETEAPDSWRRAYNARLALHNCVPADAIGERLADFGGGVLMSATLAPLDVFREVTGLNYLESEGRPVEERTYGLGFPEENRASFAVDAPKFTFSNRGPPGEDNETRRAHADAAAEVAATTPGNVLVGMPSYGEAEWMAGELEADGRIDKEVLIDESSDDTATEALKADFFDGDAKVLVTSIRGTLTEGVDYEGDRLAAAVICGVPIINTSSPRTRAVKTAYDREFGDGFETALTVPAVRKARQAIGRVIRGSDEVGVRCLVDARYARESWNAVREYLPEYEREEFRPVSPDMLRFGLERFWDDRQ
- a CDS encoding S8 family serine peptidase — protein: MGRTAALIAVVIVVASAGAGLVGADVTRGSGAVAGGSSAPQYGDVGRFFGGVTAGAVPGSSVHAPIDRARVERAPAGSVDGARDADEVRVGVIGSAFGDAADIDGRVVARERVTSSRFGLMVGDRDAASHDATVASVVAQRAPESSLYLASVGHEPTPAEYARAVDWLVERDVDVIVDAGSYYPRTADGMDRIARAAERAADDGTVFVTSGGNTARRHWGGSAAESGWLAFDDDGTQGNRLGDGRISGAVTLRLYWAGTGDYDLYLYRDVADGRDEVVAKSTRESGQAEAIDAVVPRGSYYVAVDVREPGGGDVDLFAARHRLAQVADNGSAVAPATADGVISVGAVSPDGRLAAYSPSATDVRAAGTVGLSDGTTLRGTSAAAPAVAGVVAEMTAAAGEDGLTPAETERLLRETAVNGRIDRGSAVAAAMEGNRTGEDTTAGGGPWAYRGP
- a CDS encoding ArsR/SmtB family transcription factor; this translates as MSGTLPSSADDPDDDEGSDGTDRAPEETSGARTDGGAAESDAVRTRRPPASDGVESSASVDADSQLGDVEPSSPDGAADADTGDNEGVRICWIDDDGADDLIGALAPETARTILGAVHEEPQTASELADAADTSVQNVRHHVSKLVDTGLVEATDTRYSVKGREMTVYGPADDRVVVAVGGESERSSLLDSLRGLGGAVAVLAGASLLVQSLFGAEVATLSGPETAPRIGDAVGGTGGAILGTVSPGVAFLVGGLLVLATLVAADRVRTR